In a single window of the Candidatus Wallbacteria bacterium genome:
- a CDS encoding DNA repair exonuclease — MKKAIRFIHTADWHIGYPFTGIGRSDSALQEKLLSASFNSIRNIFELARSEQVDFILIAGDVFEDVQYSQLIPLKYGKLLAEAPPVFIACGNHDPLPWDFKLPPNVHLFSERFSTVELDSVFGKIAITGISHPQKNIESDLTTGFPEKIQGDVFLRIGLIHCNLTEISPEYNYAPTTRKRLLELPVDIWCLGHIHQKTMVYNERNRVILYPGTPQGKKSKYSGLCGCYLVEIDENRKIDARFIATADAEWLEITATLDDLSQLPELIEKSSVIGLASVRLCKLRLTLPAGVQIPPDFLTSDGKNYFYDLEINHPREFLTPLEDQIQTLLSEICDGHSDLPSFQSVRNEIQSLYSECGQTPDWPKLTQEAEKLATELLFHED; from the coding sequence ATGAAAAAAGCCATACGCTTCATCCACACCGCTGACTGGCACATCGGTTATCCTTTCACAGGCATCGGCAGATCGGACTCAGCCCTGCAGGAGAAACTTCTTTCCGCATCATTCAATTCCATCAGAAATATCTTTGAGCTCGCCAGATCCGAGCAGGTTGATTTCATCCTGATTGCAGGCGATGTCTTTGAAGATGTCCAGTATTCACAGCTGATCCCGCTTAAATATGGGAAGCTCCTGGCTGAGGCTCCGCCGGTCTTCATCGCCTGCGGAAACCATGATCCACTGCCCTGGGACTTCAAGCTGCCTCCCAATGTGCACTTGTTTTCCGAACGCTTCAGCACTGTAGAACTGGACAGCGTTTTCGGTAAAATCGCGATCACTGGAATCTCACATCCGCAGAAAAACATCGAATCAGATCTGACCACAGGCTTTCCCGAAAAGATCCAGGGAGACGTCTTTCTCAGGATCGGACTGATACATTGTAACCTGACAGAAATCTCTCCTGAATACAATTATGCACCGACCACCAGGAAAAGGCTGCTGGAGCTGCCGGTAGACATCTGGTGCCTTGGACACATCCATCAAAAAACAATGGTTTATAACGAGCGGAACCGTGTGATCCTCTATCCTGGAACTCCGCAGGGAAAAAAGTCCAAATATTCCGGACTGTGCGGGTGTTATCTCGTGGAAATCGATGAAAACAGGAAAATCGATGCCCGTTTCATAGCCACCGCAGATGCAGAATGGCTGGAAATAACTGCAACTTTGGACGACCTTTCACAACTTCCGGAACTGATCGAAAAGAGCTCTGTAATCGGGCTGGCTTCTGTCAGGCTCTGCAAGCTGCGCCTCACATTGCCGGCAGGAGTCCAAATCCCTCCGGATTTTCTGACTTCTGACGGGAAAAACTACTTCTATGATCTCGAAATAAATCATCCCAGGGAATTTCTCACCCCTCTGGAAGATCAGATTCAAACACTGCTTTCAGAGATTTGTGACGGACATTCCGACCTGCCGTCGTTTCAATCTGTCAGGAACGAGATTCAGTCTCTTTATTCTGAATGCGGTCAAACCCCTGACTGGCCGAAACTGACACAGGAAGCTGAAAAACTGGCGACTGAACTATTGTTCCATGAAGATTAA
- a CDS encoding ATP-binding cassette domain-containing protein yields the protein MYFPVLGGVFRHVVATVKAVDGVSFSVNQGETLGLVGESGCGKTTVGRTIIRLNQPTDGSILFHDPDKGEVELAHLSRAELRPYRASIQMIFQDPYSSLNPRLTVGNIIEEPMQVHPQKINFKSSLDKVTWLLEKVGLSPEHAFRYPHEFSGGQRQRIGIARALSTNPSLIIADEPVSALDVSVQAQVINLMQDLQEEFGLSYIFIAHDLSVVKHISHRIAVMYLGNIVEIGPAEDVYNRPKHPYSQALLAAVPIPDPRKKNREKPVLGGDVPSPLAKPSGCGFRTRCPACQPECAETIPALKEISPEHWTACHYI from the coding sequence ATGTACTTCCCGGTACTCGGCGGAGTTTTCAGGCATGTCGTGGCAACCGTCAAGGCTGTGGACGGAGTGAGCTTTTCAGTGAATCAGGGGGAAACGCTCGGACTGGTCGGGGAATCAGGCTGCGGCAAGACTACTGTAGGGCGGACTATCATCAGGCTTAATCAACCGACAGACGGCAGTATCCTGTTCCATGATCCGGACAAAGGCGAAGTTGAACTCGCACATCTTAGCAGAGCTGAACTGCGACCTTACAGAGCCTCAATCCAGATGATCTTTCAGGACCCTTATTCCTCTCTCAATCCCAGGCTTACAGTCGGGAACATCATCGAAGAACCGATGCAGGTGCATCCTCAAAAAATCAATTTCAAATCCAGCCTCGATAAAGTAACCTGGCTGCTTGAAAAAGTCGGACTCTCGCCTGAGCATGCCTTCAGATATCCGCATGAATTTTCCGGCGGACAGAGGCAAAGAATCGGGATCGCCAGAGCCCTCTCCACAAACCCCAGCCTGATCATCGCCGACGAACCTGTCTCTGCCCTGGACGTTTCGGTGCAGGCACAGGTGATCAATCTGATGCAGGATCTGCAGGAAGAGTTTGGTTTGAGCTATATTTTCATAGCCCACGATCTTTCTGTGGTCAAGCATATCTCACACCGCATTGCAGTAATGTATCTTGGAAATATCGTGGAAATCGGTCCGGCAGAAGATGTGTACAACAGGCCCAAACACCCTTATTCACAAGCTCTGCTGGCTGCAGTGCCGATACCGGACCCCAGGAAGAAGAACAGGGAAAAACCGGTGCTGGGCGGTGATGTGCCTTCCCCTCTTGCCAAGCCGTCAGGTTGCGGATTCCGCACCCGCTGCCCGGCCTGCCAGCCGGAATGCGCAGAAACCATTCCAGCACTCAAAGAAATTTCACCTGAGCACTGGACTGCGTGCCATTACATTTAG
- a CDS encoding ABC transporter ATP-binding protein: MERKELLKVRNLKTYFYIPDGIAKAVDDVSFDLYQGEILGIVGESGSGKSQTSLSILRLIPDPPGRIAGGEIVFRGRDLLKLSWEEVRAVRGNEIAMIFQEPMTSLNPVFSIGMQVMEPIILHQKKTPQEARILATQMLELVGIPDAGKRLDDYPHQFSGGMRQRVMIAMALACNPYLLIADEPTTALDVTIQAQILDLMVRLKNQRPESAIILITHNLSVIAETSHRIAVMYCGKIQEIADTETLFAEPFHPYTRGLMESIPSLESKKKRLNAIPGNVPDIMNLPAGCSFSTRCKDKFGPCEKKIPDLIEIKPGHQVRCHLYRSKV, translated from the coding sequence TTGGAGAGAAAGGAACTGCTTAAGGTCAGGAATCTGAAAACCTATTTTTACATCCCTGATGGAATCGCCAAAGCAGTTGATGATGTTTCATTCGACCTCTACCAGGGCGAAATCCTCGGCATTGTAGGTGAGTCTGGCTCAGGCAAATCCCAGACATCTCTCTCAATACTTCGTCTGATTCCTGACCCTCCAGGCAGGATCGCCGGAGGAGAAATCGTTTTCCGCGGGCGGGACCTCCTGAAACTTTCCTGGGAAGAAGTACGGGCAGTTCGCGGTAATGAGATTGCCATGATTTTCCAGGAACCCATGACTTCGCTGAATCCGGTTTTTTCGATAGGCATGCAGGTGATGGAGCCGATCATTCTGCATCAGAAGAAGACTCCTCAGGAAGCAAGAATCCTGGCTACCCAGATGCTCGAGCTGGTGGGAATTCCGGACGCAGGGAAAAGGCTCGATGATTACCCGCACCAGTTTTCAGGCGGCATGCGCCAGCGGGTGATGATTGCCATGGCACTGGCCTGCAATCCATATCTCCTGATTGCTGACGAGCCCACCACAGCACTGGATGTCACCATTCAGGCTCAAATCCTGGACCTGATGGTGCGCCTCAAAAACCAGCGGCCTGAATCAGCGATCATTTTGATTACCCACAATCTCTCAGTGATCGCTGAAACCAGCCACAGGATTGCAGTCATGTACTGCGGAAAAATCCAGGAAATCGCAGACACTGAAACACTTTTTGCCGAGCCCTTCCACCCTTATACAAGGGGGTTGATGGAATCGATCCCATCCCTGGAATCTAAAAAAAAGCGCCTTAACGCCATTCCGGGCAACGTACCTGATATCATGAATCTACCTGCAGGGTGCAGTTTTTCTACCCGCTGCAAGGATAAATTCGGACCCTGCGAAAAAAAGATCCCTGACCTGATTGAGATAAAACCCGGGCATCAGGTGAGATGTCATTTGTATAGGAGCAAGGTTTGA